CCAGGACGCGATCAAGAAGGGCTTCGCCGAACACCACGCCCGCGCCGCGGAAACCGGCGTGCCAGCCCGCGACCTGGACTGGCGCGTCCCGTACCTGCCGATCGACCCCGCCGACCTCGGCCGCGACTACGCCGCCGTCATCCGGGTCAACTCGCAGTCCGGCAAGGGCGGAATCGCGTATCTGCTGGAAAGCGAGTACGGCATCACGCTGCCGCGCCGACTGCAGATCGATTTCGCGCGCCGCGTCCAAGAGCACACTGACGGTTCGGGCCACGAGGTGACCGCGACCGAACTGTGGCAGCTCTTCGAGGCCGCCTACCTCCAGCCGAATCCGGCAATCACGTTGTCCCGCTTCGAAAATTCGGCCGACGAGCACACCAGCATCACGCTGTGCGTCGACGGAATCGAGCATCCGAGCACCCACACCGGAACCGGACCGGTCGAAGCCCTCACCGCGGCGCTCAGCGAACACGGGCGGAAGGTGGACATCGTGGCCCTGCACCAGACGAGCATCGGGTCCGGGAATGACAGCGAAGCGTTGACGCTGCTGGAATACCGGACCGACGGCGGTACACAGTGGACAGCTGGACGCGATCGTTCGGTACTCGCGGCCAGCCTGACCGCGGTGGTGAACGCGGCCTGAGCCACGGCGGTGCGAGCGTGCCCTGCGCTCGCACCGCCTCAGCCGCTACCCCGAAGAAACGCCAGCACCGCCAACACCCGGCGGTTCGCGTCGTCCGTCGGCGGCAAGTCGAGTTTCGAGAGGATGCTGCCGACGTGTTTGCCCACCGCGGCGTCCGACACCACCAAGCGCCGGGCAATCGACGCGTTGGAGTGCCCCTCGGCGATCAGCGACAACACTTCCCGTTCCCGCGCCGACAAGCGGGCGAGCGGGTCGGCCCGGCGGCGCAGCAGTTGGCGCACCACCTGCGGATCCACCGCTGTGCCGCCGTCGACGACCTGGCGCAGCGTCCCGATGAAGTCCTCGACGTCGACTACCCGGTCCTTGAGCAGGTAACCGACCCCGCGGCCCTCGGCGGAGTCGAGCAGGTCGGCCGCGTGGTGGTGTTCGACGTATTGACTCAACACCACCACCGCCAGCTCCGGCCGCGTGCGCCGCAGTTCGACCGCGGCGCGCAGGCCCTCGTCCGAATGGCCGGGCGGCATCCGGATGTCGGTGAGCACCAGGTCTGGATCGTGCTCGCGCACGGCCGCGTGCAGACCCTCGGCATCACCGACCGCGGCGACAACCTCGAAGCCGAACCGTTCCAGCAACCCGCACAATCCCTCGCGCAGCAGCACCTCGTCTTCGGCGAGGACGACTCGCATCGGCTCTCCCCTCAGCACGGCAGCTCCACTCGCACGACCGTCGGCCCGCCGACCGGACTGCGCACCCACATCCGCCCGCCCAGCACGGCAACCCGGTCGCTCAACCCGGTGATCCCCGTGCCGCGCGAAGGATCAGCACCGCCGGCTCCGTTATCCCACACCTCAAGGGTAAGCATCCGACCGACAATTCCGGCGGTCACCGAGGCACAGCTGGCCGCGGAATGCTTCGCGACGTTCGTCAGCGACTCGGCGACCACGAAGTAGGCAGTGGATTCCACGGACTCCGGCAACCGCTCCGGCACCGCCACGTCCACCGTGACCGGCACCGCGCAAGCATCGGCGAGTTCCTCCAGCGCGGCGGGCAAACCGAGTTCGGCCAGCGCCCGCGGATGGATTCCGTTGATCAGCTCACGCAGCTCGATCATCAGCTTCTTGGCCTGATCATGCGCGTCCGACACCGCTCTCGCCGCCTCCGAATCCGGCGGCAGATCCACCTTCGCGAGCCCCAACTGCAGGCTCAGCCCGACCAGCCGCTGCTGCGCACCGTCGTGCAGATCGCGTTCGATGCGCTTGCGTTCCGCGTCGAACGCCGACAGCAGCCGGGTGCGAGATTGCGACACCTCGGTGAGCTCGCCGCGAAGCTTCTCGGCGGCTCCGTCGGTGAGCAGCGCACGGGCCAGCATCGCATGCAGGCCAGCGAATCCGGACAACAGGTAGCCCGAAACAACGAGCAGCACCACCCCGGCCAGCGCGTACGGCACCGCCCCTCCGGGAGTGGAAACCTCAGTGAAGCCAACGGAAATCGTCTCATTCGGACCGACGAGCAGCGGACTTGCCACCAGAATCACGGCGAAGAACGCGACCATGCCAGCCACCGAGTACAGCGCCGGAATCGCAGTGCACAGCAGAACCGCGTATCCGAGTTCGCGCCACGACGCCGGTTCCGTGTACCGCGCCCGCATCCGGGGCCACCAGCCCACCTCACGGATTGGTCCAAAGGGGACAGTCACCGGGTTGAGGTCGACCATGCGCAACCGCTGCCGTTCGACCCCGGCCACCACCGCCGCCCACGCCGGACCCGCGCTCAGGAACACCAGCATCCCGAACACCGAGAACACCGCGACCAGCCCCAGTTCCGAAGTCTGCCCGTGCACGACTCGGCTGACCAGCACCGCGAGCGGCAACAGGCAGAACCCGAACGGCAGACCGAACAGCAGCGTCATCGGGCCGGTGCTGAGGCCGTAGAGCAGCGCTCGCCACGGCCAGGAGGAAATCAGGAATGTCCGATGCGCCAAGGCATCCAGCATTGTGCGCGGTTTCGCGGTCGCAGAGACGGTAGCCACGTGATCCAGATTAGCCAGCGGGTTGTCCGGTTTCGATCAGCTTGCCCGTAGTCTCCGAGGTGGGGCTAGGCATACCACGGCGGCAGGTTGCCCGCCCGAGTGAGCAAGCGGCGCAACGGCGTACGCGTGAACATCCCCATCACCATCGCGTTCCGCCGCGCCTGTCTCGCCGTGCTCGGAGCCCACTGCTTGAGCGTCGCCTGGCTCGCGTCGCGCTGTCCCCAGCGGACGAACCGGCGCATCCGGGTTTCGTAACCGCCGAGGTCGCCTGCCTCGATCGCCTCCGCCAACGCCTCTGCGCCCATGATCGCCATCGCGGTGCCGAGCCCGGTCATCGGCGAGCCTGCCCACGCCGTATCGCCGAGCAGCACGGCTCTCCCAGCGGACCACGCCGGAGCGGTGACCTTCACCAGCTCGTCGCAGTAAAAACCGGGGTCGTGCGCGATCGCGTCGAGCACGGACGGCAGGTGCCAATCGTCCGCGATCCCGGCCTGTTCGATGCTGTCCGCGAGGAACTTCCGCTGCGCCGCACCGTCTCGGACAAGGTCTTCGCGACGCGGTGTTCGTACCGCGAGCAACGCTTGGCCACCGACGCGGCCTGGCCGGATGGCCACCATCACCCCGCCGCCGACGGCGAACATCCGCATGTCCGAGCCGAATTCGCGCGGGTACGGCACCGCGACGAAGGCAAGATAGCCGCCCAGGTACTGCGCCTCGGCCGCGGGAAACAACCGCGCCCTAGTGGACGACCGGGTGCCCTCGGCGATCACCAAGAGATCCGCGTCGATCCGTCCGCCGCAGTTGGTCTCGACCCGCACACCAGCGGCGCCGACCTCGGCGTGCACCAGGTGTTCTCCATAGTGGACGTCCGCCGCGGACGCCTTCTCCAGTACCGCGTTCAAATCCTCGCGACCGATCTCGACGTCGGCAACGATCCCGCCGACCTGCGCGGGCATCCGC
The nucleotide sequence above comes from Amycolatopsis sp. AA4. Encoded proteins:
- a CDS encoding NAD(P)/FAD-dependent oxidoreductase translates to MKTPRIVISGGGIAGNALGVALGRRGISATVLERADGPRIGGHTVDLRGHSQEVLREWGLLDDVLAVRVAEERMVAVGRDGRELWRMPAQVGGIVADVEIGREDLNAVLEKASAADVHYGEHLVHAEVGAAGVRVETNCGGRIDADLLVIAEGTRSSTRARLFPAAEAQYLGGYLAFVAVPYPREFGSDMRMFAVGGGVMVAIRPGRVGGQALLAVRTPRREDLVRDGAAQRKFLADSIEQAGIADDWHLPSVLDAIAHDPGFYCDELVKVTAPAWSAGRAVLLGDTAWAGSPMTGLGTAMAIMGAEALAEAIEAGDLGGYETRMRRFVRWGQRDASQATLKQWAPSTARQARRNAMVMGMFTRTPLRRLLTRAGNLPPWYA
- a CDS encoding sensor histidine kinase; translation: MATVSATAKPRTMLDALAHRTFLISSWPWRALLYGLSTGPMTLLFGLPFGFCLLPLAVLVSRVVHGQTSELGLVAVFSVFGMLVFLSAGPAWAAVVAGVERQRLRMVDLNPVTVPFGPIREVGWWPRMRARYTEPASWRELGYAVLLCTAIPALYSVAGMVAFFAVILVASPLLVGPNETISVGFTEVSTPGGAVPYALAGVVLLVVSGYLLSGFAGLHAMLARALLTDGAAEKLRGELTEVSQSRTRLLSAFDAERKRIERDLHDGAQQRLVGLSLQLGLAKVDLPPDSEAARAVSDAHDQAKKLMIELRELINGIHPRALAELGLPAALEELADACAVPVTVDVAVPERLPESVESTAYFVVAESLTNVAKHSAASCASVTAGIVGRMLTLEVWDNGAGGADPSRGTGITGLSDRVAVLGGRMWVRSPVGGPTVVRVELPC
- a CDS encoding response regulator transcription factor, with amino-acid sequence MRVVLAEDEVLLREGLCGLLERFGFEVVAAVGDAEGLHAAVREHDPDLVLTDIRMPPGHSDEGLRAAVELRRTRPELAVVVLSQYVEHHHAADLLDSAEGRGVGYLLKDRVVDVEDFIGTLRQVVDGGTAVDPQVVRQLLRRRADPLARLSAREREVLSLIAEGHSNASIARRLVVSDAAVGKHVGSILSKLDLPPTDDANRRVLAVLAFLRGSG